A genomic segment from Pseudorca crassidens isolate mPseCra1 chromosome 4, mPseCra1.hap1, whole genome shotgun sequence encodes:
- the OCIAD2 gene encoding OCIA domain-containing protein 2 isoform X6, whose translation MLVTQGLVHHGYLAANPRFGSLPKVALAGILGFGLGKASYIRVCQSKFHSFEGQLRGAGFGPGHNRHCLLTCEECKTKHGLNKEGSSQPSTS comes from the exons ATGCTTGTCACCCAAGGACTGGTCCACCATG GTTATTTAGCAGCTAATCCAAGATTTGGATCATTGCCTAAAGTTGCAC TTGCTGGTATCTTGGGATTTGGCCTTGGAAAGGCATCATACATAAGAGTATGCCAGAGTAAATTCCATTCCTTTGAAGGTCAGCTGCGTGGGGCTGGTTTTGGTCCAGGGCATAACAG GCACTGCCTGCTTACCTGTGAGGAATGCAAAACAAAGCATGGATTAAATAAGGAGGGAAGTTCACAGCCTTCGACTTCCTAA
- the OCIAD1 gene encoding OCIA domain-containing protein 1 isoform X4, translating to MCVGVAGKMNGRADFGEPNAEVPRPIPHIGADYIPTEEERRVFAECSDESFWFRSVPLAATSMLITQGLISKGILSSHPKYGSIPKLIFACIMGYFAGKLSYVKTCQEKFKNLENSPLGEALRSGQTRRSSPTGYYSQKPKYDSNVSGHSSFVTSPEADNIEREVLPRYEPIPFSASMNESTPTGITDHIAQGRNFS from the exons ATGTGCGTAGGTGTTGCAG GAAAGATGAATGGAAGGGCTGATTTTGGAGAGCCGAATGCAGAAGTTCCAAGACCAATTCCCC ACATAGGGGCTGATTACATTccaacagaggaagaaagaagagtctTTGCAGAATGCAGTGATGAAAGCTTCTGGTTCAGAT cTGTACCTTTGGCTGCAACAAGTATGTTGATTACTCAAGGATTGATtagtaaag GAATCCTTTCAAGTCATCCCAAATATGGTTCCATCCCTAAACTTATAT ttGCTTGCATCATGGGATACTTTGCTGGAAAACTTTCCTATGTGAAAACTTGCCAAGAGAAGTTCAAGAATCTTGAGAATTCCCCTCTTGGAGAGGCTTTACGATCAGGACAGACACGACGATCTTCACCAACTGG GTACTATTCTCAGAAGCCAAAATATGACTCAAACGTGAGTGGTCATTCATCTTTTGTGACATCCCCAGAAGCAGACAACATAGAAAGAGAGGTGCTTCCTCGTTATGAGCCAATTCCATTCAGTGCTTCTATGAATGAATCTACTCCCACTGGTATTACTGATCATATTGCCCAAGGTAGAAACTTCTCTTGA
- the OCIAD2 gene encoding OCIA domain-containing protein 2 isoform X1, protein MSRRKFLEESMLVTQGLVHHGYLAANPRFGSLPKVALAGILGFGLGKASYIRVCQSKFHSFEGQLRGAGFGPGHNRHCLLTCEECKTKHGLNKEGSSQPSTS, encoded by the exons CATGCTTGTCACCCAAGGACTGGTCCACCATG GTTATTTAGCAGCTAATCCAAGATTTGGATCATTGCCTAAAGTTGCAC TTGCTGGTATCTTGGGATTTGGCCTTGGAAAGGCATCATACATAAGAGTATGCCAGAGTAAATTCCATTCCTTTGAAGGTCAGCTGCGTGGGGCTGGTTTTGGTCCAGGGCATAACAG GCACTGCCTGCTTACCTGTGAGGAATGCAAAACAAAGCATGGATTAAATAAGGAGGGAAGTTCACAGCCTTCGACTTCCTAA
- the OCIAD1 gene encoding OCIA domain-containing protein 1 isoform X2, which translates to MNGRADFGEPNAEVPRPIPHIGADYIPTEEERRVFAECSDESFWFRSVPLAATSMLITQGLISKGILSSHPKYGSIPKLIFACIMGYFAGKLSYVKTCQEKFKNLENSPLGEALRSGQTRRSSPTGYYSQKPKYDSNVSGHSSFVTSPEADNIEREVLPRYEPIPFSASMNESTPTGITDHIAQGPDPNIEESPKRKNITYEELRNKNRESYEVTLTHKTDPSVRPMQERMPKKEVKVNKYGDTWDE; encoded by the exons ATGAATGGAAGGGCTGATTTTGGAGAGCCGAATGCAGAAGTTCCAAGACCAATTCCCC ACATAGGGGCTGATTACATTccaacagaggaagaaagaagagtctTTGCAGAATGCAGTGATGAAAGCTTCTGGTTCAGAT cTGTACCTTTGGCTGCAACAAGTATGTTGATTACTCAAGGATTGATtagtaaag GAATCCTTTCAAGTCATCCCAAATATGGTTCCATCCCTAAACTTATAT ttGCTTGCATCATGGGATACTTTGCTGGAAAACTTTCCTATGTGAAAACTTGCCAAGAGAAGTTCAAGAATCTTGAGAATTCCCCTCTTGGAGAGGCTTTACGATCAGGACAGACACGACGATCTTCACCAACTGG GTACTATTCTCAGAAGCCAAAATATGACTCAAACGTGAGTGGTCATTCATCTTTTGTGACATCCCCAGAAGCAGACAACATAGAAAGAGAGGTGCTTCCTCGTTATGAGCCAATTCCATTCAGTGCTTCTATGAATGAATCTACTCCCACTGGTATTACTGATCATATTGCCCAAG GACCTGATCCCAACATTGAAGAAagtcctaaaagaaaaaatataacatatgAGGAATTAAGGAATAAGAACAGAGAGTCATATGAAGTTACTTTAACACATAAGACTGACCCCTCAGTCAGGCCTATGCAGGAAAGAATGCCAAAAAAAGAAG TCAAAGTAAACAAATATGGAGATACTTGGGATGAGTGA
- the OCIAD1 gene encoding OCIA domain-containing protein 1 isoform X1, whose protein sequence is MCVGVAGKMNGRADFGEPNAEVPRPIPHIGADYIPTEEERRVFAECSDESFWFRSVPLAATSMLITQGLISKGILSSHPKYGSIPKLIFACIMGYFAGKLSYVKTCQEKFKNLENSPLGEALRSGQTRRSSPTGYYSQKPKYDSNVSGHSSFVTSPEADNIEREVLPRYEPIPFSASMNESTPTGITDHIAQGPDPNIEESPKRKNITYEELRNKNRESYEVTLTHKTDPSVRPMQERMPKKEVKVNKYGDTWDE, encoded by the exons ATGTGCGTAGGTGTTGCAG GAAAGATGAATGGAAGGGCTGATTTTGGAGAGCCGAATGCAGAAGTTCCAAGACCAATTCCCC ACATAGGGGCTGATTACATTccaacagaggaagaaagaagagtctTTGCAGAATGCAGTGATGAAAGCTTCTGGTTCAGAT cTGTACCTTTGGCTGCAACAAGTATGTTGATTACTCAAGGATTGATtagtaaag GAATCCTTTCAAGTCATCCCAAATATGGTTCCATCCCTAAACTTATAT ttGCTTGCATCATGGGATACTTTGCTGGAAAACTTTCCTATGTGAAAACTTGCCAAGAGAAGTTCAAGAATCTTGAGAATTCCCCTCTTGGAGAGGCTTTACGATCAGGACAGACACGACGATCTTCACCAACTGG GTACTATTCTCAGAAGCCAAAATATGACTCAAACGTGAGTGGTCATTCATCTTTTGTGACATCCCCAGAAGCAGACAACATAGAAAGAGAGGTGCTTCCTCGTTATGAGCCAATTCCATTCAGTGCTTCTATGAATGAATCTACTCCCACTGGTATTACTGATCATATTGCCCAAG GACCTGATCCCAACATTGAAGAAagtcctaaaagaaaaaatataacatatgAGGAATTAAGGAATAAGAACAGAGAGTCATATGAAGTTACTTTAACACATAAGACTGACCCCTCAGTCAGGCCTATGCAGGAAAGAATGCCAAAAAAAGAAG TCAAAGTAAACAAATATGGAGATACTTGGGATGAGTGA
- the OCIAD1 gene encoding OCIA domain-containing protein 1 isoform X3 — MCVGVAGKMNGRADFGEPNAEVPRPIPHIGADYIPTEEERRVFAECSDESFWFRSVPLAATSMLITQGLISKGILSSHPKYGSIPKLIFACIMGYFAGKLSYVKTCQEKFKNLENSPLGEALRSGQTRRSSPTGYYSQKPKYDSNVSGHSSFVTSPEADNIEREVLPRYEPIPFSASMNESTPTGITDHIAQVKVNKYGDTWDE; from the exons ATGTGCGTAGGTGTTGCAG GAAAGATGAATGGAAGGGCTGATTTTGGAGAGCCGAATGCAGAAGTTCCAAGACCAATTCCCC ACATAGGGGCTGATTACATTccaacagaggaagaaagaagagtctTTGCAGAATGCAGTGATGAAAGCTTCTGGTTCAGAT cTGTACCTTTGGCTGCAACAAGTATGTTGATTACTCAAGGATTGATtagtaaag GAATCCTTTCAAGTCATCCCAAATATGGTTCCATCCCTAAACTTATAT ttGCTTGCATCATGGGATACTTTGCTGGAAAACTTTCCTATGTGAAAACTTGCCAAGAGAAGTTCAAGAATCTTGAGAATTCCCCTCTTGGAGAGGCTTTACGATCAGGACAGACACGACGATCTTCACCAACTGG GTACTATTCTCAGAAGCCAAAATATGACTCAAACGTGAGTGGTCATTCATCTTTTGTGACATCCCCAGAAGCAGACAACATAGAAAGAGAGGTGCTTCCTCGTTATGAGCCAATTCCATTCAGTGCTTCTATGAATGAATCTACTCCCACTGGTATTACTGATCATATTGCCCAAG TCAAAGTAAACAAATATGGAGATACTTGGGATGAGTGA